A genomic region of Oncorhynchus mykiss isolate Arlee chromosome 16, USDA_OmykA_1.1, whole genome shotgun sequence contains the following coding sequences:
- the LOC110492623 gene encoding PDZ domain-containing protein 4-like, with protein MGCKHSGQGQWADNGVKGHDLSQLSRQEALHFMGGSYEQPITMQIEGRHRRGRRAHHSQYPMSDCGIQMERPSWEALRALGVVEGAGPSLGAYAPGPYYDDMPLPPEMYAANGYLSSVAYNLEDLNRTEYVDDPERCLIGCCNTDNDEPSSFLSQSEYEGHWLDRPMGYLPLHELDSGLGCTDGSLHQGDPSDPETEEGVEAPMSSPPGHTSRGSSPSSESLLSSEVSDSGFHSVSTREFRHFQKIIDGRIHNYRSRVVPREKRSKSRWDLESIPETLTCDLQTGRAPDGAHTFMSHQCTMGGSSIQVREAMSPQQTRHGTRSAASSCHTEPCQRRALMLNQHSSEDLPSRSHTVHDLSDRRRASHPGLPSGNNAIEIYRHIDRQLPSNPSHLAVPTENSGTGQYNRGFNTDIIEKRKHQSSHVEGPWQGLYVEDHRGSMASEDSNSQKQCPSKSPSRKRPGKQLADWRQFATLGHPQIGGDWPQADSPCGPLYSTLDGLYAHSRKGLSGNPRAVRNQLLKARASRLADERSEVTTDEEARGDVWAGRYWSRTERRRHLALAREQRQRKLSRGGPEGAAEDGAGGTGGAGGQGGAEGPGGGCSTVLELSHRKQSRLRNHELLDDWTTVEELLTHGTRVGEGDNILCHSPLLSVTTV; from the exons GTCAAAGGGCATGACCTGTCCCAGCTCAGCCGCCAAGAGGCGTTGCATTTCATGGGGGGCAGCTATGAGCAGCCAATCACGATGCAGATTGAGGGACGacacaggagagggagaagagctcATCACTCCCAGTACCCAATGTCAGACTGCGGTATCCAGATGGAGAGGCCATCCTGGGAGGCTCTGAGGGCcctaggggtggtggagggggctGGACCCAGCCTTGGGGCCTACGCTCCTGG ACCTTACTACGATGACATGCCCCTCCCACCAGAAATGTACGCAGCCAATGGATACCTCTCCAGTGTTGCCTACAATCTGGAGGACCTTAACAGGACAGAGTATGTTGAC GATCCAGAGCGCTGTCTGATTGGTTGCTGTAACACTGATAATGATGAGCCTAGCAGCTTCCTGAGCCAG AGCGAGTATGAGGGCCACTGGCTGGACAGGCCTATGGGCTACCTGCCCCTGCACGAGCTTGACAGCGGCCTCGGCTGCACCGACGGCAGCCTCCACCAGGGGGACCCGTCTGAcccagagacagaggagggggtagaggccCCTATGTCCTCCCCACCAGGACACACCAGCCGGGGCAGCTCTCCCTCCTCtgagtccctcctctcctcagaggTCAGTGACTCTGGATTCcacagcgtcagcacacgggaGTTCCGCCACTTCCAGAAGATTATAGATGGGAGGATCCACAACTACCGGAGCCGCGTGGTCCCACGGGAGAAGAGATCAAAGTCTCGCTGGGACCTGGAGTCCATCCCTGAGACCCTGACCTGTGACCTCCAGACAGGCAGGGCTCCAGATGGAGCTCACACTTTCATGAGCCACCAGTGCACCATGGGTGGTAGCTCCATTCAGGTCCGCGAAGCCATGAGCCCCCAGCAGACCAGGCATGGCACCAGGTCTGCTGCCTCCAGCTGCCATACTGAACCCTGCCAGAGGAGAGCGCTGATGCTGAACCAGCACTCCTCCGAGGACCTCCCAAGCCGCAGCCACACTGTGCATGACTTATCAGACAGGAGACGAGCCAGTCACCCTGGCCTGCCCTCTGGGAACAATGCCATAGAGATatatagacacatagacagacaacTGCCCAGCAACCCAAGCCACCTAGCCGTACCCACTGAGAACTCTGGCACAGGACAATACAACAGGGGGTTCAACACAGACATCATTGAGAAGAGGAAGCATCAGAGCAGCCATGTGGAAGGCCCCTGGCAAGGACTATATGTGGAGGACCACAGAGGCAGTATGGCCAGTGAGGACTCTAACAGTCAGAAACAGTGTCCTTCCAAGAGTCCCTCAAGGAAACGGCCTGGGAAGCAGCTAGCAGACTGGCGTCAGTTTGCAACACTGGGACATCCTCAAATTGGTGGGGACTGGCCCCAAGCAGACAGCCCCTGCGGCCCCCTCTACAGCACGCTGGACGGGCTCTATGCCCACTCCAGGAAGGGTCTCTCTGGGAACCCCCGGGCAGTGAGGAACCAGCTCCTGAAGGCCAGGGCCTCCCGGCTGGCTGACGAGCGCAGTGAGGTCACCACGGACGAGGAGGCCCGTGGGGATGTCTGGGCAGGCCGCTACTGGAGTAGGACGGAGCGCCGGCGCCACCTGGCGTTGGCCCGTGAGCAAAGGCAGAGGAAGCTGAGCCGTGGTGGGCCTGAAGGAGCAGCAGAGGACGGGGCTGGAGGAACAGGGGGTGCAGGGGGGCAAGGGGGTGCAGAGGGCCCTGGAGGAGGCTGTAGCACAGTGCTGGAGCTCAGCCACAGGAAGCAGAGCCGTCTGAGGAACCATGAACTGCTGGATGACTGGACCACAGTAGAGGAGCTGCTGACCCACGGCACCCGCGTGGGGGAGGGGGACAACATCCTCTGTCACAGCCCACTGCTGTCGGTCACTACAGTATAA